In Felis catus isolate Fca126 chromosome A2, F.catus_Fca126_mat1.0, whole genome shotgun sequence, the following proteins share a genomic window:
- the LOC101083761 gene encoding olfactory receptor 6B1: MEVENQTQVTKFILVGFPGSWAMRVAVFLMFLIAYALTVAENMVIILLVQQNRPLHKPMYFFLANLSFLETWYISVTVPKLLFSFWSVSNSISFTHCMIQLYFFIALLCTECVLLAAMAYDRYVAICRPLHYPTIMSHRLCFHLALGSWAIGFGISLAKIYFISRLSFCGPNVINHFFCDISPVLNLSCTDMSVAELVDFVLALVIFLIPLSITVLSYGCILVTVVRMPTGKQKAFSTCASHLVVVTIFYSATIFMYARPRAIHAFNMNKVISIFYAIVTPALNPFIYCLRNREVKEALKKLAYCQAIRLD, from the coding sequence ATGGAAGTGGAGAACCAGACTCAGGTCACCAAGTTCATTCTTGTGGGATTCCCTGGGAGCTGGGCCATGCGAGTAGCAGTGTTCCTGATGTTCCTCATCGCCTATGCTCTGACAGTGGCTGAAAATATGGTCATCATCTTGTTGGTGCAACAGAACCGGCCACTGCACAAGCCTatgtacttcttcctggccaACCTGTCTTTCCTGGAGACCTGGTACATCTCCGTGACGGTACCTAAGTTGCTATTTAGTTTTTGGTCTGTGAGCAATAGTATCTCCTTCACTCACTGCATGATACAACTGTACTTCTTCATTGCGCTCTTGTGCACAGAATGTGTGCTCCTTGCGGCCATGGCCTATGACCGTTATGTGGCCATCTGCCGTCCACTCCACTACCCCACGATTATGAGCCATAGGCTCTGCTTCCACTTGGCTCTTGGCTCCTGGGCCATTGGCTTTGGCATCTCCTTGGCTAAGATCTACTTCATCTCCCGCCTCAGTTTCTGTGGCCCCAATGTCATCAATCACTTCTTCTGTGACATCTCTCCAGTTCTTAACCTCTCCTGCACAGACATGTCTGTAGCTGAGCTGGTGGACTTTGTCCTGGCACTGGTCATCTTTCTCATCCCCCTCTCTATCACCGTCCTGTCCTATGGATGCATCCTAGTTACCGTTGTACGCATGCCCACCGGAAAGCAGAAAGCATTCTCTACCTGTGCCTCCCACCTCGTGGTGGTAACCATCTTTTATTCGGCCACTATTTTCATGTAtgccaggccccgagccatccaTGCCTTCAACATGAACAAAGTAATTTCCATCTTCTATGCCATTGTCACCCCTGCTCTCAACCCTTTCATTTATTGCCTAAGGAACAGAGAGGTCAAAGAGGCTCTGAAGAAACTGGCCTATTGCCAAGCTATCCGGTTGGACTAG